In one Silene latifolia isolate original U9 population chromosome 10, ASM4854445v1, whole genome shotgun sequence genomic region, the following are encoded:
- the LOC141607145 gene encoding RNA polymerase II C-terminal domain phosphatase-like 4, translating into MKEILAALSNGEEEACLHLAFLKNNRCAVCKKSVDYNIPATLLFRYISPDLYLTVDAIRRLRDLDLDKLLLRKKLRLVLDLDRGFSVKLRPGVRDFLKKAAELFDLTMYTKSREDYAKEIAKILESGLFRFSRVIAEEKFTKKGTKSLEFVLSHQEVTLIVDDLADVWATADQRNVIKIQPYKFFKDDGEAPPSEFDDQDLARVWSILKNVHTRFFDQNNQNNVARRDVRQLLRIIN; encoded by the exons ATGAAAGAAATATTAGCAGCTCTAAGTAACGGCGAGGAAGAAGCATGTCTACATCTGGCTTTCCTCAAGAACAATCGATGCGCCGTTTGCAAGAAGTCCGTCGACTATAACATTCCCGCCACTCTTCTCTTTCGCTACATCTCTCCCGACTTATACCTCACTGTAGACGCTATTCGGCGTCTCCGTGACCTTGATCTTGATAAACTCTTGCTCCGTAAGAAGCTTCGTCTTGTTCTTGATCTTGATA GGGGGTTTTCCGTCAAGTTAAGGCCGGGTGTTCGTGATTTCCTCAAAAAGGCTGCCGAATTGTTCGATTTAACCATGTACACAAAGTCGAGGGAAGATTACGCTAAGGAGATTGCCAAAATACTTGAATCCGGCCTGTTTCGCTTTTCAAGGGTCATCGCTGAGGAGAAGTTTACCAAGAAAGGTACAAAATCTCTCGAGTTCGTCTTATCCCATCAAGAAGTTACGTTAATTGTTGACGATTTAGCGGATGTTTGGGCGACTGCAGATCAACGCAACGTCATCAAAATTCAACCCTATAAGTTCTTCAAAGACGACGGGGAAGCCCCTCCTTCGGAATTTGATGATCAAGACCTAGCTAGGGTTTGGAGTATCTTGAAGAATGTTCATACTAGGTTTTTTGATCAAAATAACCAAAATAACGTTGCCCGTAGAGATGTTAGACAACTACTTAGAATAATAAATTAA